In a genomic window of Bradyrhizobium sp. LLZ17:
- a CDS encoding SCO family protein: MSSTARPLVIATAFAASLVVGLLVLFWAMGGVSKVAQPAAIGGPFQLTDQNGKAVTDASLKGKPTLIFFGYTHCPDVCPTSLFELSEVLRAMGKDADKVNAVFISVDPERDTPATMKDYLSSFDPHLEGLSGDPAETAKVITSYRVYAKKVPTKDGDYTMDHTALIYLMDRDGHFVSPFNLKRSPEEAATELKRYL, encoded by the coding sequence ATGAGCTCCACCGCCCGTCCGTTGGTGATCGCGACCGCCTTCGCCGCAAGCCTCGTCGTCGGTCTGCTCGTGCTGTTCTGGGCAATGGGCGGGGTCAGCAAGGTGGCCCAGCCCGCCGCGATCGGCGGCCCGTTCCAGCTCACCGACCAGAATGGCAAGGCCGTCACCGACGCGAGCCTGAAGGGCAAGCCGACGCTGATCTTCTTTGGCTACACCCACTGCCCCGACGTTTGCCCGACCTCGCTATTCGAACTCTCGGAAGTGCTGCGCGCGATGGGCAAGGATGCCGACAAGGTCAACGCCGTCTTCATCTCGGTCGATCCCGAGCGCGATACGCCAGCGACGATGAAGGATTATCTCTCGAGCTTCGATCCGCATCTCGAGGGCCTGAGCGGCGATCCCGCCGAGACCGCCAAGGTGATCACGTCCTACCGGGTCTACGCCAAGAAGGTCCCGACCAAGGACGGCGACTACACCATGGACCACACCGCGCTGATCTATCTAATGGACCGCGACGGCCACTTCGTCTCGCCCTTCAATCTGAAGCGGAGCCCCGAAGAGGCGGCGACCGAGCTGAAGCGGTATTTGTAA
- a CDS encoding lysine--tRNA ligase produces the protein MSVIDPHMSPSDLRALAEQSNAWPFEQAKAIVARLKKSPKDEVLFETGYGPSGLPHIGTFGEVARTSMVRHAFRVLTEDKIKTRLLAFSDDMDGFRKVPDNVPNKDLLAQYLGRPLTAVPDPFSNEYPSFGAANNARLRAFLDHFGFDYEFASSTDYYKSGRFDATLLKMLAAYDQVMAIILPTLGPDRRATYSPFLPISKTTGVVLQVPMIRRDVAAGTITYVDPDTNQEVETPVTGGNVKCQWKADWAMRWVALGVDYEMAGKDLIDSVKLSGAIARALGATPPEGFNYELFLDEKGQKISKSKGNGLTIDEWLRYASPESLSLFMYREPKAAKRLYFDVIPRNVDDYQQFIDGFARQDARQQLGNPVWHVHSGHPPKGDMPVTFQLLLTLVSSSNAENAETLWGFIGRYRPGVSPQTHPKLDAMVGYAINYYRDFVAPTKQFREPTDTERAALQDLRDALSQLPQDASAEEIQNVVYEIGRREPFLDQVKKGKDGRPGVTLDWFNMLYQVLLGQEKGPRFGSFVAVYGIQNAINMIDGALARSA, from the coding sequence ATGTCCGTTATCGATCCCCACATGAGTCCCAGCGATCTGCGCGCGCTCGCCGAACAATCCAACGCCTGGCCGTTCGAGCAGGCGAAGGCGATTGTCGCGCGGCTGAAGAAATCGCCAAAGGACGAGGTGCTGTTCGAGACCGGCTACGGTCCGTCCGGCCTGCCGCATATCGGCACGTTCGGCGAGGTCGCGCGCACCTCGATGGTGCGTCACGCCTTCCGCGTGCTCACCGAGGACAAGATCAAGACGCGCCTGCTCGCCTTTTCCGACGACATGGACGGCTTCCGCAAGGTGCCGGACAACGTGCCGAACAAGGATCTGCTGGCGCAGTATCTGGGACGTCCGCTCACCGCCGTGCCCGACCCGTTCTCGAACGAATATCCGTCGTTCGGCGCGGCCAACAACGCCCGCCTGCGCGCCTTCCTCGATCATTTCGGCTTCGACTACGAGTTCGCGAGCTCGACCGATTACTACAAATCAGGCCGTTTCGACGCGACGCTGTTGAAAATGCTCGCCGCCTACGATCAGGTGATGGCGATCATCCTGCCGACGCTCGGGCCGGACCGCCGCGCCACCTATTCGCCGTTCCTCCCCATCAGCAAGACCACCGGTGTCGTGCTCCAGGTACCGATGATCCGCCGCGACGTCGCCGCCGGCACGATCACCTATGTCGATCCCGATACCAACCAGGAGGTCGAAACGCCCGTCACCGGCGGCAACGTCAAGTGCCAGTGGAAGGCCGATTGGGCGATGCGCTGGGTTGCGCTCGGCGTCGACTACGAGATGGCCGGCAAGGACCTGATCGACTCCGTGAAGCTGTCCGGCGCCATCGCCAGAGCACTCGGCGCGACGCCGCCCGAAGGCTTCAACTACGAGCTCTTCCTCGACGAGAAGGGCCAGAAGATCTCGAAGTCGAAGGGCAACGGGCTCACCATCGACGAATGGCTGCGCTACGCCTCGCCGGAATCGCTGTCGCTGTTCATGTATCGCGAGCCGAAGGCGGCGAAGCGGCTGTATTTCGACGTCATCCCGCGCAATGTCGACGACTACCAGCAGTTCATCGACGGCTTTGCCAGGCAGGACGCCAGGCAGCAGCTCGGCAATCCCGTCTGGCACGTCCACAGCGGCCATCCGCCGAAGGGCGACATGCCGGTCACGTTCCAGCTGCTGCTGACGCTGGTGTCGTCGTCGAATGCGGAGAATGCCGAAACGCTGTGGGGCTTCATCGGCCGCTACCGCCCCGGCGTGTCGCCGCAGACGCACCCGAAGCTCGACGCGATGGTCGGCTACGCCATAAATTATTATCGCGACTTCGTGGCGCCGACCAAGCAGTTCCGCGAACCGACCGATACCGAGCGCGCCGCCTTGCAGGATCTGCGCGATGCGCTGTCGCAGCTGCCGCAGGACGCCTCGGCCGAGGAGATCCAGAACGTGGTCTACGAGATCGGCCGCCGCGAGCCTTTTCTCGACCAGGTCAAGAAGGGCAAGGACGGCCGACCCGGCGTGACGCTCGACTGGTTCAACATGCTCTACCAGGTGTTGTTGGGACAGGAGAAAGGACCGCGCTTCGGCTCGTTCGTAGCGGTGTACGGCATCCAGAACGCGATCAACATGATCGACGGCGCGCTGGCACGGAGTGCGTGA
- a CDS encoding helix-turn-helix transcriptional regulator → MVRQAKAQRMLTHDQIWGALDRLAAHAGLSPSGLAKRAGLDPTTFNKSKRITPDGRERWPSTESIAKALAAADCSMESFVRLIGDGAGDGRCVPLLSLAQAGASGAFDESGFPSGKGWSEIALPSAEDSHLFALEISGDALQPAYRNGDVVLVSPGAPIRKGDRVVAKMRAGEVVVATLKRRTAKALELQPLGATPAERSVAASEVAWIARIVWASQ, encoded by the coding sequence ATGGTCAGGCAGGCCAAAGCGCAGAGGATGCTGACCCACGACCAGATCTGGGGCGCGCTGGATCGGCTGGCGGCGCACGCCGGGCTGTCGCCGTCCGGCCTTGCCAAGCGCGCCGGGCTCGATCCCACCACGTTCAACAAGTCCAAGCGGATCACCCCCGACGGCCGCGAGCGCTGGCCCTCGACCGAATCGATCGCGAAGGCGCTGGCGGCTGCCGATTGCTCCATGGAGAGCTTCGTGAGGCTGATCGGTGATGGCGCCGGCGACGGCCGCTGCGTGCCGCTGCTCAGCCTCGCACAGGCCGGCGCCAGCGGCGCCTTCGACGAATCCGGCTTTCCATCCGGCAAGGGCTGGAGCGAGATCGCGCTTCCCAGCGCCGAGGACAGCCATTTGTTTGCGCTGGAGATCTCAGGTGATGCGCTTCAACCCGCCTATCGCAACGGCGATGTCGTCCTGGTCTCGCCCGGCGCACCGATCCGCAAGGGCGACCGCGTGGTGGCGAAGATGCGGGCGGGCGAGGTGGTGGTCGCGACGCTGAAGCGCCGCACGGCGAAGGCGCTGGAGCTGCAGCCGCTCGGTGCGACGCCGGCCGAGCGGAGTGTCGCGGCGAGCGAGGTGGCGTGGATCGCGAGGATCGTGTGGGCGAGCCAGTGA
- a CDS encoding DUF952 domain-containing protein has translation MVKIYKICPASAWREAERQGVYRGSADDARDGFIHFSTASQVPETLRKHFFGQRALFLVEVDGDALGGELRWERSRNDELFPHLYGELDLGAVISVINLNMRSDGSHDVPELLP, from the coding sequence GTGGTCAAGATCTACAAAATCTGTCCGGCTTCGGCCTGGCGCGAAGCGGAGCGGCAGGGCGTGTATCGCGGCAGCGCCGACGACGCGCGCGACGGCTTCATCCATTTCTCGACCGCCTCCCAGGTTCCAGAGACCCTGCGCAAGCATTTCTTCGGGCAGCGCGCGCTGTTCCTGGTCGAGGTCGATGGCGATGCGCTCGGCGGCGAATTGCGCTGGGAGCGCTCGCGCAATGACGAGCTGTTCCCGCATCTCTATGGCGAGCTCGATCTCGGTGCGGTGATCTCTGTGATCAATCTCAACATGCGCTCCGACGGCAGCCACGACGTTCCGGAGCTTCTGCCGTGA
- a CDS encoding MATE family efflux transporter — protein MHAPVHPKVGSRQVFAIAGPAMVANLTTPLIGVVSTTAIGRLDDAALLGGVAMASVIFDCLFWLFGFLRMSTLAFTAQALGAGETGELTAILMRGFIVAGVIGAALIALQLPLTAALFDLMGGSEGVTRAAKTYVMVRIWSSPFAFANYVILGWLVGQARANPALLLQILVNLINMMATILLVLVYDFGIAGAAIAALLSETTGFVLGMIVCRRYARSGFAVPRATLFDRAKLMRLLAVNSDIMIRTAALIVVFLFFTAKGARAGDVTLAANSVLNNFLLVSAFFLDGLANAAQQLCGRSFGARDSKGFADSTRLVLLWGLGFAIVVAVLFALFGQNLINFMTASEDVRHSARDFLVFIVLAPVPGVFAFGFDGIYVGATWAREMRNLMLASLAIFLAAWWALQSFGNAGLWWALIAFYVARGGLQGARYPALFRATFSKS, from the coding sequence ATGCACGCGCCCGTTCATCCCAAAGTCGGCTCCCGCCAGGTGTTCGCCATCGCCGGTCCCGCGATGGTCGCGAACCTGACCACGCCGCTGATCGGCGTGGTCTCGACCACCGCGATCGGCCGGCTCGACGATGCCGCTCTGCTCGGCGGCGTCGCGATGGCCTCGGTGATCTTCGACTGCCTGTTCTGGCTGTTCGGTTTTCTGCGGATGAGCACGCTCGCCTTCACTGCGCAGGCGCTCGGCGCCGGCGAAACAGGCGAGCTGACCGCGATTCTGATGCGCGGCTTCATCGTCGCAGGTGTGATCGGCGCCGCGCTGATCGCGCTGCAATTGCCGCTGACCGCCGCATTGTTCGACCTGATGGGCGGCAGCGAAGGCGTGACGCGCGCGGCCAAAACCTACGTCATGGTCCGGATCTGGTCGTCGCCGTTCGCCTTCGCCAACTATGTCATTCTTGGCTGGCTGGTGGGACAGGCCCGCGCCAATCCGGCGCTGCTGCTTCAGATCCTCGTCAACCTCATCAACATGATGGCGACGATCCTGCTGGTGCTGGTCTATGATTTCGGCATCGCCGGTGCGGCAATCGCCGCGCTGCTGTCGGAGACGACCGGCTTCGTGCTCGGCATGATCGTCTGCCGTCGCTATGCCCGGAGCGGCTTTGCCGTGCCGCGTGCGACATTGTTCGACCGGGCAAAGCTGATGCGGCTGCTGGCGGTGAACTCCGACATCATGATCCGCACCGCGGCCCTGATCGTCGTGTTCCTGTTCTTCACGGCCAAGGGCGCGCGCGCCGGCGACGTGACGCTCGCCGCCAACTCCGTGCTCAACAATTTCCTGCTGGTCAGCGCCTTCTTCCTTGACGGTCTTGCCAACGCGGCGCAGCAACTCTGCGGCCGCAGCTTTGGCGCGCGCGACTCCAAGGGATTTGCGGACTCGACCCGGCTTGTGCTGCTCTGGGGCCTCGGCTTCGCGATCGTGGTCGCGGTGCTGTTCGCGCTGTTCGGGCAGAACCTGATCAACTTCATGACCGCGAGCGAGGACGTCCGCCACAGCGCGCGCGACTTCCTGGTGTTCATCGTGCTCGCGCCGGTGCCCGGCGTATTCGCCTTCGGCTTCGACGGCATCTATGTCGGCGCGACCTGGGCGCGCGAGATGCGCAATCTGATGCTGGCTTCGCTCGCGATTTTCCTGGCGGCGTGGTGGGCGCTGCAATCGTTCGGCAATGCCGGACTGTGGTGGGCGCTGATCGCGTTCTACGTCGCGCGCGGCGGCTTGCAGGGCGCACGCTATCCGGCGCTGTTTCGGGCGACGTTTTCGAAATCGTAG
- a CDS encoding ATP-dependent DNA ligase translates to MNRFAELLDRLAYEPGRNNKLRLITSYFREVGDPDRGYALAALTGALSFKHAKPALIRDLISSRTDPVLFGLSWDYVGDLSETVALMWPKTAMAAHNNPPPPTLTEVVTTLRTLGKTEMPKQLERWLDELDETGRWALLKLVTGALRIGVSARLAKTAAAALGDKDPHEIELIWPGLSPPYLDLFAWLEGRDEKPVNRDPAPFRPVMLAHAIEETDFQNLDPTDYIAEWKWDGVRVQAVAGRDARGHITARLYSRTGEDITGSFPDLVSSLRLPGAIDGELLILREGRVQSFNVLQQRLNRKIVSPKLIKEFPIHLRAYDLLGDDENDLRELPFADRRERLESFVGKLDDPRIDLSPTVPFASWEALTAARADPASAGAGEDAEAVEGVMLKRRDAPYLPGRPKGQWWKWKRDPHIIDAVLMYAQRGHGKRSSFYSDYTFGVWTHSENGDELVPVGKAYFGFTDEELLQIDRFVRRNTTEKFGPVRHVVHEADKGLVLEVAFEGLQRSPRHKSGVAMRFPRISRLRWDKPPREADRLETLERMLKAEAAEVEA, encoded by the coding sequence ATGAATCGCTTCGCCGAACTGCTCGACCGCCTCGCCTACGAGCCCGGCCGCAACAACAAGTTGCGGCTGATCACCAGCTATTTTCGCGAGGTCGGCGATCCCGATCGAGGCTATGCGCTGGCGGCGCTGACAGGGGCGCTCAGCTTCAAGCACGCCAAGCCCGCGCTGATCCGCGACCTGATCTCGTCGCGGACTGATCCGGTGCTGTTCGGGCTATCCTGGGACTATGTCGGCGATCTCTCTGAGACGGTGGCGCTGATGTGGCCGAAAACCGCGATGGCCGCCCATAACAACCCACCACCTCCAACCCTCACCGAGGTCGTCACCACGCTGCGCACGCTCGGCAAGACCGAGATGCCGAAGCAACTCGAACGCTGGCTCGACGAGCTCGATGAAACCGGCCGCTGGGCACTGCTGAAGCTGGTCACGGGCGCGCTTCGCATCGGTGTGTCCGCGCGTCTGGCAAAAACCGCAGCCGCGGCGCTTGGCGACAAGGACCCGCATGAGATCGAGCTGATCTGGCCGGGGCTTAGCCCGCCCTATCTCGACCTGTTCGCCTGGCTGGAAGGCCGGGACGAGAAGCCCGTCAATCGCGATCCGGCGCCGTTCCGCCCCGTCATGCTGGCGCATGCGATCGAGGAGACCGACTTCCAGAACCTCGACCCCACCGACTACATCGCCGAATGGAAATGGGACGGCGTCCGCGTGCAGGCGGTGGCCGGCCGCGATGCGCGCGGCCACATCACCGCCCGGCTCTATTCGCGCACCGGGGAGGACATCACGGGAAGCTTTCCGGATCTGGTGTCGTCGCTGCGCCTGCCCGGCGCGATCGACGGCGAGCTGCTGATCCTGCGCGAAGGTCGCGTGCAGAGTTTCAACGTTCTGCAACAGCGCCTCAACCGCAAGATCGTGTCGCCGAAGCTGATCAAGGAATTCCCGATCCATCTGCGCGCCTATGATCTGCTCGGCGACGATGAGAACGATCTGCGCGAATTGCCGTTCGCCGATCGGCGCGAACGGTTGGAAAGTTTCGTCGGCAAGCTCGACGATCCCCGCATCGATCTGTCGCCGACCGTGCCATTTGCAAGCTGGGAGGCATTGACCGCGGCACGCGCCGATCCCGCAAGCGCGGGCGCCGGCGAGGATGCAGAGGCCGTCGAAGGCGTGATGCTGAAACGGCGCGACGCGCCCTACCTGCCCGGACGGCCGAAAGGCCAATGGTGGAAGTGGAAGCGCGATCCGCATATCATCGATGCCGTGCTGATGTATGCGCAGCGCGGCCACGGCAAGCGCTCGTCGTTTTATTCCGATTACACGTTCGGCGTCTGGACCCATAGCGAGAACGGCGACGAACTGGTGCCGGTGGGAAAGGCCTATTTCGGCTTCACCGACGAGGAACTGCTCCAGATCGACCGTTTCGTCCGCCGCAACACCACCGAAAAATTCGGCCCCGTCCGCCATGTCGTGCACGAGGCGGACAAGGGCCTGGTGCTGGAAGTCGCCTTCGAGGGGCTTCAGCGCTCGCCGCGGCACAAATCCGGCGTCGCGATGCGCTTTCCCCGTATCAGCCGCCTGCGCTGGGACAAGCCGCCGCGAGAGGCGGATAGGCTGGAAACGCTGGAAAGGATGTTGAAGGCGGAGGCAGCGGAGGTCGAGGCGTGA
- a CDS encoding ligase-associated DNA damage response exonuclease has product MRPQDILLPVTAGLCCKPGGFHIDPVRPVERAVITHGHSDHARAGHGAVLATQETLDMMRLRYGDHFAGSTQAVRYGEEIRLGDVSVKFRPAGHVLGSAQIAVTCKDTCIVASGDYKDAPDPTCAPFELVPCDVFITEATFGLPVFRHGDAADEVKKLLASVALFPERAHLVGAYSLGKAQRVIALLRQAGYDAPIYLHGAMEKITHYYQSRGIALGELRAVAGVKKAALAGTITLAPPSATADLWTRRFPDPVTAFASGWMRVRARARQRGIELPLVISDHADWDGLTATIAATGAGEIWVTHGQEDALVHWCQSKGLRARPLDLVGYGEEENEPLAGEAEA; this is encoded by the coding sequence ATGCGTCCGCAAGACATCCTGCTGCCAGTTACTGCCGGCCTGTGCTGCAAGCCCGGCGGCTTCCACATCGACCCTGTCCGCCCCGTGGAGCGGGCCGTGATCACCCACGGCCATTCCGACCACGCCCGCGCCGGCCATGGCGCGGTGCTGGCAACGCAGGAAACGCTGGACATGATGCGGCTGCGCTATGGCGACCACTTTGCGGGATCGACCCAAGCCGTTCGCTATGGCGAGGAGATCCGGCTAGGCGATGTCAGCGTGAAATTTCGCCCCGCAGGCCACGTGCTGGGCTCGGCGCAGATCGCGGTGACCTGCAAGGACACCTGCATCGTCGCCTCCGGCGACTACAAGGACGCGCCCGATCCGACCTGCGCGCCGTTCGAGCTCGTGCCCTGCGACGTCTTCATCACCGAGGCCACGTTCGGACTGCCGGTGTTTCGCCATGGCGATGCCGCCGACGAGGTGAAGAAGCTGCTCGCCTCGGTGGCGTTGTTTCCCGAACGCGCGCATCTCGTCGGCGCCTATTCGCTCGGCAAGGCCCAGCGCGTGATCGCGCTGCTGCGGCAGGCCGGCTACGACGCGCCGATCTATCTGCATGGCGCGATGGAGAAGATCACGCATTACTATCAGAGCCGCGGGATCGCGCTCGGCGAGCTGCGAGCTGTGGCGGGCGTGAAGAAGGCCGCGCTCGCCGGCACCATCACGCTGGCGCCGCCGTCGGCGACGGCAGATCTCTGGACCCGGCGCTTTCCCGATCCCGTTACCGCGTTCGCCTCTGGCTGGATGCGCGTGCGCGCCCGCGCGCGGCAGCGCGGCATCGAGCTGCCGCTGGTGATTTCCGATCATGCCGATTGGGACGGCCTCACCGCCACGATCGCTGCGACCGGGGCCGGCGAGATCTGGGTCACCCACGGCCAGGAAGACGCGCTGGTGCATTGGTGCCAAAGCAAGGGACTTCGCGCGCGGCCGCTCGATCTGGTCGGCTATGGCGAGGAGGAGAACGAGCCACTCGCCGGCGAGGCCGAGGCATGA
- a CDS encoding methyltransferase domain-containing protein has translation MPLRLFQSSGDLMADRRFEFARDLQLKGDLPAAADLLEQALELAPNFTSAWFTLGEIRSLLGERDKAIAAFRKSRESDPDDQHGAHLHLIRLGDAQLSEMPKAYVQALFDQYAPRFEHVLINDLGYRAPSLIFKAVLAARGAANKPALFKRAIDLGCGTGLAAAAFAKQVDHFTGIDLSPGMIKEARATELYAELEVADMIEGLRGKADASANLVVAADAFVYLSDLAPVLGEARRVLASGGVLAFTLETHGGSGIVLGEGLRYAHAAEYVRGAIARAGLKLLTLEAASPRIENNEPVRGLVIVAEKT, from the coding sequence ATGCCGCTCCGCCTGTTCCAGTCTTCCGGCGATCTCATGGCCGACCGCCGCTTCGAGTTCGCGCGCGACCTCCAGCTCAAGGGCGATCTGCCCGCCGCCGCCGACCTGCTCGAGCAGGCGCTCGAGCTTGCGCCGAACTTCACGTCGGCCTGGTTCACGCTCGGCGAAATCCGCAGCCTGCTCGGCGAACGCGACAAAGCCATCGCGGCCTTTCGAAAATCGCGCGAGTCCGATCCCGACGACCAGCATGGCGCCCATTTGCATCTGATACGCCTCGGCGACGCGCAACTCTCCGAAATGCCCAAGGCCTATGTGCAGGCGTTGTTCGACCAATATGCGCCGCGGTTCGAGCATGTCCTGATCAACGATCTCGGCTACCGCGCGCCGTCGCTGATCTTCAAGGCGGTGTTGGCTGCGCGCGGCGCCGCGAACAAGCCCGCTCTGTTCAAGCGCGCCATCGATCTTGGCTGCGGCACCGGGCTTGCGGCGGCCGCCTTCGCCAAGCAAGTCGATCATTTCACCGGCATCGATCTGTCGCCGGGGATGATCAAGGAGGCGCGTGCGACGGAGCTCTATGCCGAGCTCGAGGTCGCCGACATGATCGAAGGCCTGCGCGGCAAGGCTGACGCGAGTGCGAACCTCGTCGTCGCGGCGGATGCGTTCGTCTACCTCTCCGATCTCGCGCCGGTGCTGGGCGAAGCCAGACGCGTGCTGGCATCCGGCGGCGTGCTCGCCTTCACGCTGGAGACGCATGGCGGCAGCGGCATCGTTCTCGGTGAGGGCCTGCGCTATGCCCATGCAGCGGAATATGTGCGCGGCGCGATCGCCCGGGCCGGGCTCAAGCTCCTGACACTTGAAGCGGCCTCGCCGCGCATCGAGAACAACGAGCCGGTGCGCGGCCTGGTCATCGTGGCCGAGAAAACTTGA
- a CDS encoding ABC transporter substrate-binding protein produces MTKNPSRRDVSAAALAAIAASVLPAPYVWAAEKKYGPGASDTEIKIGQTVPHSGPGSLYGVLGRVGEAYFQMLNEKGGINGRKVKFLTMDDAYSAPKCVEATRRLVEQEEVLALYGSLGTAPQTAVHKYLNSKGVPQLLLNTGASKWNNPKEFKWTMAGLPLYPTEARILGRHVVNVKPNAKVGILYQNDDFGRDFLGPFKKVLADAGGTAQVIMEQTYDLTDPTVDSQLINLSKSGADVFYNISTGKASSQSIRKVAELGWKPLQLLSAGSTGKSILNAAGFENAKDIVAISYSKDAGPGRWEKDPGPMAFEELRKNYLPNVAPDNTIAYAGYGQAVTMGEILRRCGDELTRENVLKQASTLDGFHSPFFLDGVSYSYTPDDYTPMKTLFIQAFNGKDWDVSDRPVTE; encoded by the coding sequence ATGACCAAGAATCCATCGCGGCGCGACGTCAGCGCTGCCGCGCTCGCCGCCATCGCCGCATCCGTCCTGCCCGCCCCTTACGTCTGGGCCGCCGAGAAGAAATACGGTCCGGGCGCCAGCGACACCGAGATCAAGATCGGGCAGACCGTGCCGCATTCCGGTCCCGGCTCGCTCTATGGCGTGCTCGGCCGTGTCGGCGAAGCCTATTTCCAGATGCTGAACGAGAAGGGTGGCATCAACGGCCGCAAGGTCAAATTCCTCACCATGGATGACGCCTATAGCGCGCCGAAATGCGTCGAGGCGACGCGGCGCCTGGTCGAGCAGGAGGAGGTGCTGGCGCTCTACGGTTCGCTCGGCACCGCGCCGCAGACCGCCGTGCACAAATACCTCAACTCCAAGGGCGTGCCGCAGCTCCTGCTCAACACCGGCGCATCCAAGTGGAATAATCCCAAGGAGTTCAAGTGGACCATGGCGGGCCTGCCGCTCTATCCGACGGAGGCGCGCATCCTGGGGCGGCACGTCGTCAATGTGAAGCCGAATGCGAAGGTCGGCATCCTCTACCAGAACGACGATTTCGGCCGCGACTTCTTGGGTCCGTTCAAGAAGGTGCTGGCCGATGCCGGCGGCACCGCGCAGGTGATCATGGAGCAGACCTATGACCTGACCGATCCGACCGTGGATTCCCAGCTCATCAATCTCTCGAAATCGGGCGCCGACGTCTTCTACAACATCTCGACCGGCAAGGCATCGTCGCAGTCGATCCGCAAGGTGGCCGAGCTCGGCTGGAAGCCGCTGCAATTGCTCTCGGCCGGCTCGACCGGAAAGTCCATCCTCAATGCCGCCGGCTTCGAAAATGCCAAGGACATCGTTGCGATCAGCTATTCGAAGGATGCGGGGCCCGGCCGTTGGGAAAAGGATCCCGGCCCGATGGCGTTCGAGGAGCTGCGCAAGAATTATTTGCCGAACGTCGCTCCCGACAACACCATCGCCTATGCCGGCTACGGCCAGGCCGTCACCATGGGCGAGATCCTGCGCCGCTGCGGCGACGAGCTCACGCGCGAAAACGTGCTCAAGCAGGCCTCGACCCTCGACGGTTTTCACTCGCCCTTCTTCCTCGACGGCGTCAGCTACAGCTACACGCCCGACGACTACACGCCGATGAAGACGCTGTTCATCCAGGCCTTCAACGGCAAGGACTGGGACGTTTCCGACAGGCCCGTGACGGAGTAG
- a CDS encoding sigma factor-like helix-turn-helix DNA-binding protein, translating into MPGIDSACRRASPLRSRTLRPIDLNFETRGTRHEICTADLIPDERLRLIFICCHPAVAPDSRAALTLRLVCGLTTNEIARAFLIEETALAQRLVRAKRKIADAAVPVRIAGAGTLGRASRGGHVDRRGRLFQSP; encoded by the coding sequence TTGCCCGGTATCGATTCGGCCTGCCGGCGGGCGTCTCCCCTGCGGAGTCGCACATTGCGGCCCATTGACCTAAATTTCGAGACGAGAGGAACCAGACATGAAATATGCACTGCTGATCTCATACCGGACGAAAGACTGCGCCTGATCTTCATCTGCTGCCATCCGGCGGTCGCGCCGGATTCGCGCGCGGCGCTGACGCTGCGTCTGGTCTGCGGCCTGACCACGAACGAAATCGCGCGCGCCTTTCTGATCGAGGAGACGGCGCTGGCGCAGCGGCTGGTCCGGGCCAAGCGCAAGATCGCCGATGCGGCCGTGCCCGTTCGAATTGCCGGCGCCGGAACATTGGGACGAGCGTCTCGAGGCGGTCATGTCGACCGTCGAGGTCGCCTATTCCAAAGCCCATGA